In the genome of Raphanus sativus cultivar WK10039 chromosome 9, ASM80110v3, whole genome shotgun sequence, the window GTCAAAGCGTTCATCCTTGCTACCTTTTGAGTTAGTAGAAGAGATACTTTACAGGATTCCACTTCGATCTTTGGTACGATTCAAATCCATATGCAAACAATGGTACGTTCTTTTAAACGGCAAAAGATTCATCTACAAACACTTCGATCTCTCCCGGGAACAATTCATACAACTGGCCCACCACAATAAATCAGTTAACCTCTTTAATCTTGAGACTCAAGCCCCCTCATGCTTGCAAGGCCCACCTGAAATTCATAGAATGATTCACTGCGACGGTTTATTGCTATGTCAATGTATTGAAAGAGATACTAGTAAGCTCGCAGTTTGGAATCCGGTTTTAAGGCGATTCTGTTGGATTGAACGTTCCTTGAAATTTTACCTAAGGCTCGATATCATCCATGGTTTTGGATACGACAATGTATCTCGTGGAAACTATAAGATCATGAGGTTTAATGTTAGGAAAAATTCTGATATGGAAATATATGAGTGCAAGTCCAAAGTCTGGAGAAGTATTGATGCTGCTCTTGATTCACGTGTGAAGCTTTGGTTTCCTGATTATCAAGCTTTATCCATGAATGGAAACATGTACTGGATTGCTCATAGGACGAAGGGTAACAACGAAACGGAGATCTTAGTCCAAAGTTTTGATTTCACTGCAGAGATATTCAAAGACATAGGCTGTGGTGTTCCTTTCGAAACTGAGTGTACCTGTCTGCGTGGTGCTAGTACATTAATCCTGTCAAGTTTCGGAGGAGATAGGCTTTCTTTATTATATCAACATAGACGTGTGAAGATTGAGGTGTGGATTACAAACAAGGTGACTGATGAGGTTGTTTGTTGGAGCAAGTATTTAAATGTTACTGGCCCTGACCTTCCGAAATTACATTATCCGGAATTTTACAATTTTCCGACATACTTCATCGACCAGAAGACCAGTACTATCATTGCATGGTGCGGGGAATTCAATTCCACTAAGGAATATATTGACATCAACGTTTACGAAATAAGCGATggtaagattaaaaaaaaaactatcaaggCAGGAGGACATAGGTTGGGTTATCGCTGTCATAACCTTTGCTATGTATATGTTCCAAGTCTTGTTCATCTTCCAGAATAAGAAAGAGACTATAGTAcatgttgggcccgaatatggcccggtagctgatctccaaataataaaagatgGTAATGGGCCGGGACAGGCCCGTCGCAGGCTCGATGCCTAAAaggagccggaggctgaaagctaaggactCTAACTAAGGAGCTCACGgggaagaggaagctcacgttgTGACAAggagaagcgcaggacccggtcaaagggaagctgttgcggattccacctTAAGCGGAGACGATCTCGGAGATTAGTTGGAGgcaacctaaagaagtccaaggctatttaaagagaagatggagaactAAGAAAGGGATCCGACTCAACTGAtattttactcaacattcatcaaaacattcttattgtaatattcatataatctttgtattcatcaaagatcacccTTTGTAACCATCCTATTTCTACtaaatcaatacaaatcgaagttcattctacaagttcttacgggattcagcccgcgtttatctttccctaacctttcctaaacattaaacctgatctaaaatctaggtgtgagttttacccctcacagttggcgccgtctgtggggaagaaataatcgaatcccttactctaacttgaggacgAATCCTACCGACcagacaacaaatccgtctgatcttaacctcccgattccgagcgatggctcaccgaacgacggaggctctaccCTTGTAACCTCGGAACCTCGACATGGCGACCACCGGTCCGGGCAGCAGCTTCCTATtaacgctcgaacgagccagaatATAACCGGAGCTACTAACCAGAGATCGCCAAGTGGAACCGCCCCCGGGCTTccaatcaccgagaatcctcagcagtcagccgctccgaatcaaacggaggctcagctttctgagattcgtcagatgatgatgcaactagtagacaaagctcaggaaagtgagcgtacgatgcatcagctagctgttcgacagcaacgattcgaagagataacaagaTCTCTAGACACAACAACCCAGCCACCTCGACGTCAAACTCtgggggtcactttccgagatcgattgactgatccctcatttccccgaggacgtttagatttttcccctgatagcactgctcctGCATGACAGGGATcggctttccagacacctcatactgggacagctcccgtgtttaacccgcctatcaccagtgctatgggaagcaacgtgGCAACAACCAGTTCCGCATCTGGTCAGGTCGCTGATCGGAGCTCTCGTCTACCTCCTCCGCCGACTGAATTTAGATCCGGGGCAGGAAGATCCCTCCCATCCGAAGGTAGGACAGCTgctccggtttatcaaaccagaagctcaaccCCAAATGGGGGCCGGTATCAacggatagattccgataacccgagagctggtgagcgatttagccccccaactgcatgggaggatgagcccacacgattccgtcaggaacctgcccgtcgggtacctaacAACGACCCGAATGTCCTACCTatggaaggacctgaagctatccgtaggtatatggaacgaactcatgcagctctcaaaaaattgggagctcaagtccataaagctacgagctcagccCCCGAAATCGATAGTTTGATCGAAAcacgtggaactccattcactgacaggattgccagctcctacataagggatacccgaaaaatcagaattcccgagtatgacgGGACttctgacccaaaggcctatttgagagctttccgactggcaatcgttaaagcccattttacacaggaagaatgcgaagcaggttactgcaggacattcgccgaaaatttggtcggaacagagtggttctctggtctcgaaccagcctcgatagatagtttcgatcagctaactaacgccttcatgaaaCAGTACTCGACTCATATCCTGAAACAAGCTTCTgaagccgacctttggaaggtcagacaaggaatgggagactcactacgagtttacatcgagaaattcagggcaataagaactaagctctcgaatcctaacgacctagtcgccatcgaggctcttaggagaggtctaTTCTATAAATGGAAATTCTGGTCAGAATTAAcgctcaatactcctccaactatcgatgatgctcttcat includes:
- the LOC108827296 gene encoding putative F-box protein At3g22650; this encodes MSASKSSKRSSLLPFELVEEILYRIPLRSLVRFKSICKQWYVLLNGKRFIYKHFDLSREQFIQLAHHNKSVNLFNLETQAPSCLQGPPEIHRMIHCDGLLLCQCIERDTSKLAVWNPVLRRFCWIERSLKFYLRLDIIHGFGYDNVSRGNYKIMRFNVRKNSDMEIYECKSKVWRSIDAALDSRVKLWFPDYQALSMNGNMYWIAHRTKGNNETEILVQSFDFTAEIFKDIGCGVPFETECTCLRGASTLILSSFGGDRLSLLYQHRRVKIEVWITNKVTDEVVCWSKYLNVTGPDLPKLHYPEFYNFPTYFIDQKTSTIIAWCGEFNSTKEYIDINVYEISDGKIKKKTIKAGGHRLGYRCHNLCYVYVPSLVHLPE